Part of the Lolium rigidum isolate FL_2022 chromosome 6, APGP_CSIRO_Lrig_0.1, whole genome shotgun sequence genome, tgctctcataaaagctagagaagagaaactaaaacttgaaacttctattcctagaaagctagaggatggttgggagcccatcattaaaatgagggtcaaagattttgattgtaatgctttatgtgatcttggtgcaagtatttacgttatgcctaagaaagtctatgatatgcttgacttgccaccattgaaaaattgttatttggatgttaatctcgctgataatgctaaaaagaaacctttggggagagttgataatgttcatattatggttaacaataaccttgtccccgttgattttgttgtcttggatattgaatgcaatgcatcttgccccattatattgggaagaccttttcttcgaaccgttggtgctactattgatatgaaggaatgtaatattaaatatcaatttcctctcaagaaaggtatggaacacttccctataaagagaatgaagttaacttatgattctattattagaacaaattgtgatgttgatgcttcatctcttgataatacttgatttacactttctgcgcctagctgaaaggcgttaaagaaaagcgcttatgggagacaacccatgtttttactacagtatttttgttttatatttgagtcttggaagttgtttactactgtagcaacctctccttatcttagtttcgagttttgttgtgccaagtaaagtctttgatagtaaagtaaatactagatttggattactgcgcagaaacagatttctttgctgtcacgaatctgggtctaattctctgtaggtaactcagaaaattatgccaatttacgtgagtgatcctcagatatgtacgcaactttcattcaatttgggcattttcattttagcaagtctggtgcctcaattaaatccatctttacggactgttctgttttgacagattctgccttttatttcgcattgcctcttttgctatgttggatgaatttctttgatccattaatgtccagtagctttatgcaatgtccagaagtgtttagaatgattgtgtcacctctgaacatgttaatttttattgtgcactaaccctctaatgagttgtttcgagtttggtgtggaggaagttttcaaggatcaagagaggagtatgatgcaatatgatcaaggagagtgaaagctctaagcttggggatgccccggtggttcacccctgcatattctaagaatactcaagcgtctaagcttggggattcccaaggcatccccttcttcatcgacaacattatcaggttcctcccttgaaactatatttttattccgtcacatcttatgtgctttgcttggagcgtcggtttgtttttgtttttgtttttgtttgaataaaatggatcctagcattcactgtatgggagagagacacgctccgctgtagcatatggacaagtatgtccttaggctttactcataatattcatggcgaagtttcttcttcgttaaattgttatatggttggaattggaaaatgctacatgtagtaattctaaaatgtcttggataatttgatacttggcaattgttgtgctcatgtttaagctcttgcatcatatactttgcacccattaatgaagaaacacttagagcttgctaatttggtttgcatatttggtttctctagagtctagataatatctagtattgagttttgaacaacaaggaagacggtgtaaagtcttataatgtttacaatatgtcttttatgtgagttttgctgcaccgttcatccttgtgtttgtttcaaataaccttgctagcctaaaccttgtatcgagagggaatacttctcatgcatccaaaatccttgagccaactactatgccatttgtgtccaccatacctacctactacatggtatttatccgccattccaaagtaaattgcttgagtgctacctttaaaattccatcattcacctttgcaatgtatagctcatgggacaaatagcttaaaaactattgtggtattgaatatgtacttatgcactttatctcttattaagttgcttgttgtgcgataaccatgtttcggggacgccatcaactattctttgttgaatatcatgtgagtttctatgcatgtccgtcttgtctgaagtaagagagatctaccaccttaatggttggagcatgcatattgttagagaagaacattgggccgctaactaaagccatgatttatggtggaagtttcagttttggacatatatcctcaatctcatatgagaataataattgttgccacatgcttatgcattaaagaggagtccattatctgttgtccatgttgtcccggtatggatgtctaagttgagattaatcaaaagcgagaaatccaaaatgcgagctttctccttagacctttgtacagggcggcatggaggtaccccattgtgacacttggttaaaacatgtgtattgcgatgatccggtagtccaagctaattaggacaaggtgcgggcactattagtatactagcatgaggcttgcaacttgtaagatataattttcataactcatatgctttagtactaccgttgacaaaattgtttcatgtttttaaaataaaagctctagcacaaatatagcaatcgatgttttcctctttgaaggaccattctttttacttttatgttgagtcagttcacctatctctctccacctcaagaagcaaacacttgtgtgaactcgtgcattgattcctacatacttgcatattgcacttgttatattactctatgttgacaattatccatgagatatatatgttacaagttgaaagcaaccgctgaaacttaatcttcctttgtgttgcttcaatacctttactttgatttattgctttatgagttaactcttatgcaagacttattgatgcttgtcttgaagtactattcatgaaaagtctttgctttatgattcacttgtttactcatgtcattaccattgttttgatcgctgcattcattacatatatatgtttacaaatagtatgatcaaggttatgttggcatgtcacttcagaaattatctttgttatcgttttacctgctcgggacgagcagaactaagcttggggatgctgatacgtctccgacgtatcgataatttcttatgttccatgccacattattgatgatatctacatgttttatgcacactttatgtcatattcgtgcattttccggaactaacctattaacaagatgccgaagagccgattgcttgttttctgctgtttttggtttcgtaaatcctagtaacgaaatattctcggaattggacgaaatcaacgcccggtggtcctatttttccacgaagcttccagaagaccgaagaggagtcgaagtggggccacgaggcaccgccacactagggcggcgcggcccaggccctggccgcgccgacctagggtgtggggccctcgtgtggccccctgacctgcccttccgcctacttaaagcctccgtcgcgaaacccccagttccgagagccacgatacggaaaaccttactgagacgccgccgccgccaatcccatctcgggggattctggagatctcctccggcaccctgccggagaggggattcatctcccgcaggactcttcaccgccatggtcgcctccggagtgatgagtgagtagttcacccctggactatgggtccatagcagtagctagatggttgtcttctcctcattgtgcttcattgttggatcttgtgagctgcctaacatgatcaagatcatctatccgtaatgctatatgttgtgtttgtcgggatccgatggatagagaataccatgttatgttaattatcaagttattacctatgtgttgtttatgatcttgcatgctctccgttattagtagaggctcggccaagttgatgctagtaactccaagagggagtatttatgctcgatagtgggttcatgtctccgtgaatgcggggagtgacagaaacccctaaggttatggatgtgctgttgccactagggataaaacattgatgctatgtccgaggatgtagttattgattacattacgcgcaatacttaatgcaattgtccgttgttagcaacttaatactggaggggttcggatgataactctgaaggtggacttttcgagcatagatgcagattggatggcggtctatgtactttgtcgtaatgcccaattaaatctcactatatttatcatgacatgtatgtgcattgttatgccctctctatttgtcaattgcccgaccgtaatttgttcacccaacatgcttttatcttatgggagagacacctctagtgaatcgtggaccccggtccattcttttatactcgaaatacaaatctggctgcaatacttgttttactgttttcttgcaaacaatcatgttccacacaatacggttaaccctttgttacagcaagccggtgagattgacaacctcattgtttcgttggggcaaagtactttggttgtgttgtgcaggttccacgttggcgccggaatctctggtgttgcaccgcactacatgccgccgccatcaaccttcaacgtgcttcttgactcctactagttcgattaaaccttggtttcttactgagggaaacttgccgctgtgcgcatcacaccttcctcttggggttcccaacggacgtgtcagctacacgcatcacctCCTCCCTCCCGCCACCTCCAGCCGGCGGAGCCATCGGAGAAGAGGgagggaggagccgggaggaggcgGGGGGACTCTCAAGGGGGTAGCGGGAGAAGAGAGAGGGGAAAGGGGGGAAAGGCTTTCGATTGGACTTTCAGGCTTCCCAGCGCTGctgtcgagagagagagaggacctGGAAATATTTTGAGTCAGAGTTTCGAATTAAAATAGATGGACGCTTCCATTTTGAGTCGGCATAATTTTTTTATGCGGAAAAAAACCTTAGTATTAAGAGAAACATCGAACAATACAAAGCGgcacaataaaaataaaaattacaaccAAATCCTTGAGATGTCCTTCGTCTTCAACCTCAAGGCCGTGTCGGCGGCGcgccgctcctccctgagtcggCCTAACGTTGTTGGATGCAGACAGAAAGTCACCGAACTGGTTCAGAAGACCACATCCGCCCCATCGATAAGGAAGAAGGCATAACCATCGATGAAGCTCCATGAAGATCCCCTAGCCCAAAAAAGGTCCTCAAGaaccacaccactcccacaagcttCTTGACGTCGCTGACGAGATGGGGGTGAAGCCGAGGAGATTTTATTGGAGAAGAcatcgccaccaccacctgagcgtCGTCCCACCAAACCTTCAACCTAAAACCAGAAAATGGAGCCCTCCCGTCGACGAAAACCAGATCCACCCCTCCTCCGTGGCCCGAAGGCCACAGACTTGGGGCAAATCGATGGGAGGCGGCTAGGAACTGCCGCGGTCGCCTCCTGATCGCTCTTTCCGGGACGGTTGACGAAACGTTAAATCCGTCAGTCTATGCTTTTCCTAAGTCGGCATAATCAGGAGCAAAATGTTTTGGTGTGCTAATAAATGGTGGCTGAAACTGGTCATTTTCTTTCTCGGTGTTCAAGAATTATTGTGTTCTTTTGGTGGGTGAAGGATCATGAACAGAACAACTAGGTTTGTACTGAACCTGACTGATGGTTGCTTTTTTCCGAGGGATAACTTTTTTTTAACATCCAGGGATAACTAATCGTTGTTGTGTTGATATGCACTGGGCCGCGGGCGGGGTGTGAGTGTTAGCTGCCGCTTGTTGCCCAACACGTGAGTGAACGACAGAGATTAAACCCCAGCTGCCTACTGTAAATACATCCTGTGAAATAGAAACTGGAACTCTCCTGCCTCATCTTTCTTCTCTGCTCCTCCTCATCCCGCTGCTTTTCTCATCTCAATTCCTTTGAAATTGCGTTTCCTGTTCGTACGATTAGATCGCCTCTAGATCTAGTCGTCACAATTTGGTACCAGAGCTCTAGAATTTCCCCGCCACTCGCTCAAATTGTCAGCTGCGGATCCTATTTGTTTTGTATCAGTTAGATGAGACATGTGACTCAACAAATGCTCCAGTAATTAAATTTTTTTTAAGAAACTAAATTGAGGAGGTGATACGTCATACGTGACATCTAAGTCAACAAAGGGTCCATTATATTGTTCATACGTGATGACGACGTCGCTCCATCGTCACGCTAGTACTCATCGAAACATGGCGAGGAGGTTTGAGCGTATCTTGTGATTTATGTATATTAATTAATTATTTAGAAAAAGTAATAGAAGGCATGGTAGTATTCGATGGGAATAAGTACTTGTTGTGAAGAGTTTTAGGCTTTGAGCAGCCTAATCCTAGCCATTGAAGAATCTTTAAGACGGTCTAAATGGATATGGAGCTACATATTGGACTCACAACCCAACAAATATATGTTTGCATCACATTTCTATACGGCATAGCTTcaacaacaatttttttttgtataccCCATATCATTTTATCCGCTTACGTGGATTATAGATCCTACATTTCTATCTTTTGTTGACATGGACATGACTCATCCACTTTACTCTCTATGATATATAGATAGACACAAGTCATAGGAATTTACCCTCGTGGCCACATGCATCCAATTACATGTTGTTGTGCATGGACCAGATTTTTTGTTCACATAGACATGGCTAATCAACTTTACTCCCGATGATATATGGATAGACACAAGTCATGAAAATTTTGCCACATGACCGAATGCATCCATATACATGTTTTGTGTGCATATACCAAAAGGCAAACAAACCACAAAAGGAGTCATAAGTGGccaaaatatagttgtagaaagtACAAGTAATATTATATGTTGATTAGTCCTCACATAATGTCAAAGAGTTGTTTCTATCTAGAAGGTGGTGCTGTCCTAAGTTAGAATTAGTTGTAGGTGAAAAGCAACACATAACTTTTTAGGCAAAGTTATATCTACTCACAATTTAAGCCATGTGAGTCATCATGTATATCTTCTTCTCTATGTCATGATCATCTTAAGCTACTTTTTCTGGCTATAAAAACTAGCTCACATTCACCAAACTAGCATCAACCAACCTTCTCCAATCTCTTCAAGCAGTCATGGCAACTACCAGTTTTCCatctgttttgttttacttttgcaTGTTCCTCTTGTGCCATGGATCTATGGCTCAGCTATTCGGACAGAGCTTTACTTTGTGGCAAAGCTCTAGACAAGGAGGTTCGAGAGGGTGCAAATTTGATAAGCTGCAAGCATTTGAACCACTACAGAAAGTGCGGTCGGAAGCTGGTGTCACCGAGTATTTTGATGAGCATAATGAACAATTTCGTTGTACTGGTGTATCCGTCATCCGTCGTATTATTGAGCCTCGAGGCCTCTTGCTGCCTCAATACCACAATGCTCATGCCTTGGTGTACATCCTTCAAGGTTGGTGTCTGAATTGAATATGACAATTGCATTATTATACTACACTAGGAGTTATGATGTGCCCAATTTACATCATCATCAATCTTTTTAAAATATTAATCCAAACAATTTTTATTTTAGGTAAGGGCGTTATAGGGTTGAATTTCCCTGGATGCCCAGCGACCTTCCAACAAGAGTTTCAACCGTTTGGTCAAGGGCAGTTTTCCcaggatcaaactcgaagccagaaGTTTACGGATGAGCACCAGAGGGTTCATAGCTTCAAACAAGGAGATGTTGTTGCTCTGCCCGCTGGTATTGTACATTGGAGCTACAATGATGGTGATGCATCTATTGTAGCTGTTTATGTCTTCGACGTAAACAACAATGCTAATCAACTTGAACCTATACAAAAGGTAACTATAGATCTAATCTAAATATTATTTAAAAATATATATTAGTGGAATATTATTGAACTTTTTTTACTTCATCAATATAAAATTTCAGGAATTCTTGTTGGCTGGTAACAACAATAGAGGGCAACAATCCGAACAAAACATATTCAATGGATTCAGCATTCAACTTCTTAGTGAAGCCCTCGGTATCAGTCAACAAGCAGCACAAAGGATTCGGAATCAAAATGATCAAAGAGGTGAGATAATTCGTGTGCGTCAAGGCCTTCAATTCTTGAAGCCCATTGTGtcccaacaaggacaaggagagcAGTATGCATACCAACCAATTCAACATCGGGAAGGACAAACAACCCAATACCCAGAAGGGCAATCAGCTCAATATCCAGGACAATCAACTCAATACCCTGAAGGGCAATCAGCTCAATATCCACAAGGGCAATCAACTCAATATCCACAAGGACAATCAACCCAATACCCGCAAGGACAATCAACTCAATACCCCGAAGGGCAATCAACCCAATACCCTCAAGGACAATCAACTCAATATCCAGGACAATCAACTCAATATCCAGGACAATCAACTCAATACCCCGAAGGGCAATCAACTCAATATCCACAGGGGCAATCAACCCAATACCCACAAGGACAATCAACTCAATATCCGCAAGGGCAATCAACTCAATACCCCGAAGGGCAATCAACTCAATATCCACAAGGACAATCAACTCAATATCCACAAGGGCAATCAACCCAATACCCGCAAGGACAATCAACTCAATATCCACAAGGGCAATCAACCCAATACCCGCAAGGACAATCAACTCAATATCCAGGACAATCAACTCAATACCCCGAAGGGCAATCAACTCAATATCCACAGGGGC contains:
- the LOC124664401 gene encoding 12S seed storage globulin 1-like: MATTSFPSVLFYFCMFLLCHGSMAQLFGQSFTLWQSSRQGGSRGCKFDKLQAFEPLQKVRSEAGVTEYFDEHNEQFRCTGVSVIRRIIEPRGLLLPQYHNAHALVYILQGKGVIGLNFPGCPATFQQEFQPFGQGQFSQDQTRSQKFTDEHQRVHSFKQGDVVALPAGIVHWSYNDGDASIVAVYVFDVNNNANQLEPIQKEFLLAGNNNRGQQSEQNIFNGFSIQLLSEALGISQQAAQRIRNQNDQRGEIIRVRQGLQFLKPIVSQQGQGFNGLEENVCSLKATLNVESPQSADTYNPRAGRITRVNGNNFPILNIVQMSATRVNLYQNAILSPFWNINAHSIVYMIQGHARVQVVSNHGQTVFNDRLRQGQLLIIPQHFVVLKKAEREGCQYISFNTNANSMVSHVAGKNSILSALPVDVLANAYRISRQDARNLKNNRGEELGAFTPKGASSQASGEEDEVSGRRLVDK